From Parasteatoda tepidariorum isolate YZ-2023 chromosome 1, CAS_Ptep_4.0, whole genome shotgun sequence, one genomic window encodes:
- the LOC107444944 gene encoding syntaxin-18 has product MDITSLFKACVKTLRTRNKALGINEKDKNSILKNSKTKSDFTIKGKEVVGTITKMKEFLLEHRKDYITINHILNGVPNMTDSERDKIDSEAQTFMQMCLEVIKTLRTEVKKTYSQQLKDHQDAVIFLIDQYLKAVCKIYSGQKAIRVKQAIDRQKMLRLESDFKKRKAEDEESFPSTSSDVLIEETKSSQSSSKDSILNDEYSSPETPEVEFSPEELQMFEEENQRLYQDMNTLVDEVKEIEGKVVEIGRLQEILTEKVLQQDQDINRIADTVMGTTENIKEGNEELREAMKKSAGFRIWILFFLLVLSFSLLFLDWYSP; this is encoded by the exons ATGGATATTACGTCTCTTTTCAAAGCTTGTGTTAAAACACTGAGAACTAGAAATAAAGCTTtaggaataaatgaaaaagacaaGAATAGTATATTAAAGAATAGTAAAACTAAATCTGATTTTACTATCAAAGGAAAAGAAGTG GTAGGAACTATCactaaaatgaaagaatttttattagaacATAGGAAGGACTATATTACCAtaaa CCATATTTTGAATGGCGTACCAAATATGACAGACAGTGAGCGTGATAAAATTGATAGTGAGGCGCAAACCTTTATGCAGATGTGCCTAGAAGTTATTAAAACTCTAAGGACTGAAG tcaaaaaGACATATTCTCAACAACTAAAAGATCACCAAgatgctgttatttttttaattgatcaatacctaaaag cTGTATGCAAAATCTATAGTGGGCAGAAAGCAATTAGAGTCAAACAAGCTATTGACAggcaaaaaat GTTACGATTAGAAagtgattttaagaaaagaaaagctgAAGATGAAGAAAGTTTCCCCTCAACAAGTTCTGATGTCCTAATTGAAGAAACTAAATCATCTCAATCCTCTTCTAAAGATTCTATTTTGAATGATGAATATTCATCTCCTGAAACTCCTGAAGTCGAATTTTCTCCTGAAGAATTGCAAATG tttgaagAAGAGAATCAAAGGTTATATCAAGACATGAATACTTTGGTTGATGAAGTTAA agaaaTTGAAGGAAAGGTTGTTGAAATAGGAAGGTTACAAGAAATACTCACTGAAAAAGTTTTGCAGCAA gACCAAGATATTAATCGAATAGCTGATACAGTTATGGGaacaacagaaaatattaaagaggGAAATGAAGAATTACGTGAG GCTATGAAAAAGAGTGCTGGTTTTAGAATATGGATTCTCTTCTTCTTATTAGTTCTATCATTTTCTTTGTTGTTTTTAGACTGGTATAGTCCTTAg